From a single Arachis hypogaea cultivar Tifrunner chromosome 3, arahy.Tifrunner.gnm2.J5K5, whole genome shotgun sequence genomic region:
- the LOC112791137 gene encoding protein MKS1-like — MNLPEFSSGETSSPSSRRELPIQGPRPPPLRVSKESHKISKPPRPPQPAAANQPLPPPPDAAAQHREPVIIYSVSPKVLHVTVSDFMNVVQRLTGPNSSSAGEEPLPRSGDISPAARLASIEKTSPSEKERVHAGDEDMSWLLEGVEVEMGQFPSILSPAPGTLPPISSGFFSPASDPQTGSFFHELNPFWPANNFVASPSGLLSVLSPLPSPDLFSIFD, encoded by the coding sequence ATGAACCTGCCGGAATTCTCCTCCGGCGAAACCTCATCGCCCTCTTCCAGGCGAGAGCTTCCGATCCAAGGTCCACGCCCACCGCCCCTCAGAGTCAGCAAGGAGTCCCACAAGATCAGCAAGCCGCCGCGTCCGCCTCAGCCTGCCGCCGCAAACCAACCACTGCCGCCGCCTCCTGACGCTGCCGCCCAGCACCGCGAACCGGTTATCATCTACTCCGTTTCTCCCAAAGTCCTCCATGTCACGGTCAGCGATTTCATGAACGTCGTACAGCGCCTCACCGGACCTAATTCCTCCTCTGCCGGCGAAGAACCGCTTCCCAGATCCGGCGACATATCGCCGGCAGCGAGGCTGGCGTCGATCGAGAAGACGAGCCCGTCGGAGAAGGAAAGAGTTCACGCCGGAGACGAGGACATGAGTTGGCTGTTGGAAGGCGTAGAAGTAGAGATGGGTCAATTCCCCAGTATATTATCGCCGGCACCGGGGACTTTGCCGCCGATATCTTCGGGGTTCTTTTCTCCGGCGAGTGACCCCCAAACGGGGTCGTTTTTTCACGAACTGAACCCGTTTTGGCCAGCGAACAACTTCGTGGCGAGTCCGTCGGGTTTACTTTCTGTGTTGTCTCCGCTGCCGTCGCCAGACCTATTCAGCATCTTCGACTGA
- the LOC112791135 gene encoding uridylate kinase PUMPKIN, chloroplastic — translation MKNVQTRVSSLLKFPDQKKLPTPPLFLSVSDCANPILSPDEPSHHPIAELFSSGRGSCCRRRGRPWKAACFSSILTSSTSHEGLLGAVGVAGEGVLRLRLCSLRRSPPRVTSLLASSRDVAVLLASLLRTLQKIKLIVSCKRREKPQVSPKRGFCCTQFSSLPLRLSILMVISAPLLSFSSSSSFSASLFPCSKPSSYSISKLLSKSSSYAIRSSYSEVGSSPESFNFRKPEIPSMSPFALSMNESSNQPIKWQRVLLKVSGEALAGDHSQNIDPKITMAIAREVAAVTRLGIEVAIVVGGGNIFRGSSWAGCSGLDRSSADYIGMLATVMNAIFLQATMESIGIPTRVQTAFRMSEVAEPYIRRRAVRHLEKGRVVIFAAGTGNPFFTTDTAAALRCAEINAEVVLKATNVDGVYDDDPRHNPQARLLDTLTYQEVTSKDLSVMDMTAITLCQENNIPVVVFNLNKPGNIEKAIKGERVGTLIGPTWNSTIPRT, via the exons ATGAAAAATGTACAGACACGGGTTAGTAGTTTACTCAAATTTCCTGACCAGAAAAAACTACCGACCCCGCCCCTTTTTCTCTCTGTCTCTGACTGCGCAAACCCAATCCTAAGCCCTGACGAACCCAGCCACCATCCCATCGCCGAACTCTTCTCCTCCGGTAGAGGGTCTTGTTGCCGCCGGCGGGGTCGCCCGTGGAAGGCTGCTTGCTTCTCCTCGATCCTCACTTCCTCGACGTCACACGAAGGCCTGCTTGGAGCTGTTGGCGTCGCCGGCGAAGGGGTACTCCGTCTTCGTCTCTGCTCGCTTCGCCGTTCTCCACCGCGAGTGACGTCGCTGCTTGCTTCTTCGAGGGACGTCGCCGTTCTGCTCGCCTCTCTGCTACG aaccttgcaaaAAATCAAACTTATCGTTAGCTGCAAGCGGAGAGAAAAACCTCAGGTCTCCCCCAAAAGAGGGTTTTGCTGCACACAATTCTCTTCGCTTCCACTCCGATTATCAATTCTGATGGTTATCTCCGCCCCtctcctttctttctcttcttcttcttccttctctgcgTCCCTCTTTCCTTGTTCCAAGCCTTCTTCTTATTCCATTTCCAAGCTTCTTTCTAAGTCATCCTCCTATGCCATTCGCTCTTCTTATTCCGAAGTGGGCTCTTCCCCTGAATCCTTCAATTTCAG gAAGCCTGAAATTCCATCCATGTCTCCGTTTGCACTGTCAATGAATGAATCCAGCAACCAACCCATCAAGTGGCAAAGGGTATTGCTCAAAGTCAGTGGAGAAGCTCTTGCCGGAGATCACTCCCAGAATATTGACCCCAAG ATAACTATGGCTATTGCAAGGGAGGTAGCAGCTGTGACTCGTCTTGGCATTGAG GTTGCAATAGTAGTTGGCGGGGGTAACATCTTCCGTGGATCATCTTGGGCTGGATGCAGTGGCCTAGACCGGTCATCTGCTGATTATATTGG AATGTTGGCAACTGTCATGAATGCTATATTTCTTCAAGCCACAATGGAAAGTATTGGCATTCCTACTCGAGTGCAGACAGCATTTCGCATGTCTGAGGTTGCAGAACCATATATACGTAGAAGGGCTGTGAGGCATTTGGAAAAAGGAAGGGTTGTCATTTTTGCTGCTGGAACTGGAAATCCATTCTTTACCACAGACACTGCTGCTGCACTCAGATGTGCAGAAA TTAATGCAGAGGTTGTACTCAAAGCAACAAATGTCGATGGAGTGTATGATGATGACCCAAGGCATAACCCACAAGCACGCCTTCTTGACACACTTACTTATCAAGAGGTTACTTCCAAAGATCTCTCAGTCATGGACATGACTGCCATAACGCTGTGCCAGGAAAACAATATTCCTG TTGTTGTATTCAATCTAAACAAACCAGGTAACATTGAGAAAGCCATCAAAGGTGAGAGGGTTGGCACTCTGATTGGGCCAACATGGAATTCTACCATTCCGAGAACGTGA